In Symphalangus syndactylus isolate Jambi chromosome 15, NHGRI_mSymSyn1-v2.1_pri, whole genome shotgun sequence, the following are encoded in one genomic region:
- the LOC129464067 gene encoding LOW QUALITY PROTEIN: putative uncharacterized protein encoded by LINC00346 (The sequence of the model RefSeq protein was modified relative to this genomic sequence to represent the inferred CDS: deleted 2 bases in 1 codon), whose translation MRPQPRGGSGGKENTGGEREGRPERYRAISADGERWLQPGTAVLPRRVSFLFGGREAEEHVMEADRVEGARDGDKQKEVCFVPIQGSFCFLRLPSARLVAALDVRGLLFSLRFCGSRDTKHEDVTGREGQVTPLPRGTPQLCTARVGLSSPQTQGQDVPISCKTSIIVEISALSSPFSRRNAE comes from the exons ATGAGGCCTCAGCCAAGAGGAGGTTCGGGAGGAAAGGAAAACAcaggtggggagagagaagggcGGCCCGAGAGGTACCGCGCCATTAGTGCTGATGGGGAGAGGTGGCTCCAGCCCGGCACTGCTGTCCTTCCGAGGCGTGTTTCCTTTTTATTCggaggaagagaagcagaggaacACGTCATGGAGGCGGACCGAGTGGAAGGAGCCAGGGATGGCGACAAGCAGAAGGAAGTGTGTTTTGTCCCCATCCAGGGAAGcttttgtttcctgagacttcCTTCCGCACGTCTGGTGGCTGCCCTGGACGTTCGTGGACTTTTGTTTTCACTCAGATTTTGTGGTTCACGTGACACAAAGCATGAGGACGTCACTGGGCGAGAGGGCCAGGTCACCCCACTGCCGAGGGGCACGCCCCAGCTG TGCACCGCTAGAGTGGGCTTGTCCAGTCCTCAAACACAGGGACAGGATGTGCCCATCTCATGTAAGACGTCAATAATAGTAGAAATTTCTGCATTATCCTCACCATTTTCCCGTAGAAATGCAGAGTAG